One part of the Paenibacillus silvisoli genome encodes these proteins:
- a CDS encoding stalk domain-containing protein, whose translation MAVVAGILAFMSFAQQTTHAAAAEVRVILNGKQLQFEQAQPVIKDGRVLVPFRKIFEALGFQVKWNGSLQQATGTKTGLKIELTMNSSKAKANGKTVTLDVPPQMIKNSTMVPLRFVSENSGNTVQFATKGSVSTITIGSGTGSGNGNGGSGTADKAEPYVVSGRVVDPNGKPVAGAEVFADNQLLYNSNLTAVTDANGYYSIELPLLATTWNMGGYYDMKSDGKELQIKLESVTDKPFAGNTGAIRNFIMRPETSIGELYVYSDISDYFSESDILLTVTPIVAGKEGKPITKRGYNFPGGFGLLELPAGGSYKITAQYAPEGETPQPALVRVRYTKEYKDSTVFTFSTLVPGIERAEIEVKRQAASE comes from the coding sequence ATGGCGGTTGTTGCAGGCATTTTGGCATTCATGAGCTTCGCACAGCAAACCACGCATGCAGCAGCCGCAGAGGTGCGGGTCATATTGAACGGCAAACAGCTTCAGTTCGAACAGGCTCAGCCCGTCATCAAGGACGGGCGCGTATTGGTTCCATTCCGCAAAATTTTCGAAGCTCTTGGCTTCCAAGTGAAATGGAACGGCTCCCTCCAACAGGCTACCGGAACGAAAACAGGTCTAAAGATTGAATTAACGATGAACAGCAGCAAGGCGAAGGCGAACGGGAAAACCGTTACGTTGGATGTCCCGCCGCAAATGATCAAAAACAGCACGATGGTGCCGCTCCGGTTCGTCTCGGAGAACAGCGGCAATACGGTACAATTTGCGACGAAAGGGTCGGTATCGACCATCACGATCGGTTCGGGCACAGGCTCTGGCAATGGCAATGGCGGCTCCGGAACGGCGGATAAAGCCGAGCCTTATGTCGTAAGCGGGCGGGTCGTCGATCCGAACGGGAAGCCGGTCGCCGGCGCGGAGGTATTTGCCGACAACCAGCTGCTTTATAACAGCAATCTGACGGCGGTAACCGATGCGAACGGCTACTACAGCATCGAACTTCCTCTGCTTGCCACAACGTGGAACATGGGCGGCTATTATGACATGAAGTCCGACGGCAAAGAGCTGCAGATTAAGTTGGAATCCGTAACGGATAAGCCGTTTGCCGGAAACACCGGCGCGATCCGGAACTTTATTATGCGTCCGGAGACGAGCATCGGCGAACTGTACGTGTACTCGGATATCAGCGATTACTTCAGCGAGTCGGATATTCTGCTAACGGTTACCCCGATCGTGGCCGGCAAGGAAGGAAAGCCGATTACGAAGCGCGGCTATAACTTCCCGGGCGGCTTCGGGCTGCTGGAGCTACCGGCAGGCGGATCCTACAAAATCACGGCCCAGTACGCGCCTGAAGGCGAAACGCCGCAGCCGGCGCTCGTTCGCGTTCGGTATACCAAGGAATATAAGGATTCGACCGTATTTACGTTCAGTACGCTCGTTCCTGGCATCGAACGGGCGGAAATCGAGGTCAAGAGGCAGGCGGCTTCCGAATAA
- a CDS encoding MFS transporter encodes MNQTSNWKRQFFTIWAGQAVSIITSAVLQMALIWYLTAKTGSAMVLSMATLAGFLPQALGGPLIGVWVDRMHRKYVMMLADGLVAAAAAVLAVIAFYVELPVWVILLALFIRSIGSAFHSTALNATTPLIVPGEQLAKCAGYSQSVQSVSYIVSPAAAALLYSIWDLNAVIALDVLGAAVACCAVAMVRIPRPAAQAPGAKSGFTAELKEGYKALNEHKGLVALLWIGGLFIFAFMPINALFPLMTMGYFGGTLKEASAAEIVFAVGMLLGGLWLGKWGGFKNRAWTIVAALLTMGAALLLAGLLPANGFIAFMACCAVMGLSGPFYNGVQVALFQERIQPEYLGRVFGLYGSVMALAMPLGLVAGGAFADQIGVNRWFMLSGLMIMGIAVLSLLLPSIRTLDEAEEKERESA; translated from the coding sequence ATGAATCAAACATCGAATTGGAAACGTCAATTTTTCACGATATGGGCGGGTCAGGCCGTATCCATCATTACGAGCGCCGTTCTCCAGATGGCCCTCATCTGGTACTTGACCGCCAAAACAGGCTCGGCCATGGTGCTGTCCATGGCCACGCTGGCCGGATTTCTGCCTCAGGCGCTGGGCGGGCCGCTGATCGGCGTTTGGGTCGATCGCATGCACCGCAAATACGTAATGATGCTGGCGGACGGTCTAGTGGCGGCGGCTGCGGCGGTATTGGCCGTCATAGCGTTCTATGTCGAGCTGCCGGTATGGGTTATTCTGCTGGCGCTGTTTATCCGCAGCATCGGCTCGGCGTTCCACTCCACGGCGCTGAATGCGACGACGCCTCTCATCGTCCCGGGCGAGCAGTTGGCCAAATGCGCCGGCTACAGCCAGTCCGTGCAATCGGTCAGCTACATCGTCAGTCCGGCGGCGGCCGCGCTTCTCTATTCGATCTGGGATTTGAATGCGGTCATTGCGCTGGATGTGCTTGGCGCGGCAGTAGCTTGCTGCGCGGTCGCGATGGTTCGCATTCCAAGACCGGCGGCCCAAGCGCCGGGTGCGAAGAGCGGTTTTACGGCGGAGCTGAAAGAAGGCTACAAGGCGCTTAACGAGCACAAAGGGTTAGTCGCGCTCCTTTGGATTGGCGGGTTGTTCATTTTTGCTTTTATGCCGATTAACGCGTTGTTTCCGTTGATGACGATGGGTTATTTCGGGGGCACGCTGAAAGAAGCGTCCGCGGCCGAGATCGTTTTTGCCGTTGGGATGCTGCTCGGCGGGTTATGGCTTGGCAAATGGGGCGGCTTTAAGAACCGCGCGTGGACGATCGTCGCGGCGCTTCTGACCATGGGGGCTGCGCTGCTCCTTGCGGGCTTGCTCCCGGCCAACGGGTTTATCGCATTCATGGCTTGCTGCGCCGTGATGGGGTTGTCCGGTCCGTTTTACAATGGCGTGCAGGTCGCCTTGTTCCAGGAACGCATCCAACCGGAATACCTCGGAAGAGTGTTCGGGCTGTACGGGAGCGTCATGGCGCTGGCCATGCCTCTCGGTCTCGTAGCCGGAGGCGCTTTTGCCGATCAAATCGGCGTGAACCGGTGGTTCATGCTGTCGGGATTGATGATTATGGGGATTGCGGTTCTCAGTCTGCTCCTCCCGTCCATCCGGACATTGGATGAGGCAGAGGAGAAGGAGCGGGAATCCGCTTAA
- a CDS encoding PH domain-containing protein encodes MAVMLEWTLVSECPVPQDVNALLVEGEVAVAAYKTFRDSAIFTNKRLIVRDAQGLTGKKVEIYSLPYSSIYMWSTENAGGLLDFNAEVELWTRAGHIKVKLQRGVDIRKFDLLIANALLRD; translated from the coding sequence ATGGCAGTCATGCTAGAGTGGACGTTAGTATCCGAATGCCCCGTTCCGCAAGACGTCAATGCGCTGCTCGTAGAGGGAGAAGTGGCGGTTGCAGCATACAAAACGTTTCGGGACTCGGCGATATTCACCAACAAGCGGTTGATCGTCAGAGATGCGCAAGGGCTGACCGGCAAGAAGGTCGAGATCTATTCCTTGCCGTATTCCTCGATCTATATGTGGTCGACGGAAAATGCCGGAGGCTTGCTCGATTTCAATGCGGAGGTTGAGCTGTGGACCCGGGCCGGACATATTAAAGTGAAGCTGCAGCGAGGCGTCGATATCCGCAAATTCGATCTGCTGATCGCAAACGCGCTGTTGCGAGATTAA
- a CDS encoding serine/threonine protein kinase, with translation MLGAWWQRWRRDWMDYPLREGTVYAGRYRIERFIGMGSFGQAYRCTDLTSGAAVLLKRGKPSKRGQAREMLKRESDMLRRLDHPQIPKRLDYSVHRREEVLVMELVEGDSLEHAIMEQGRTFSACEALHIVRQLLQPLKHMHEKGYVHRDVRIPNVLVSGDRVYLIDVGLACRIGDTSSAAGEERHGGRAPSGFADSWGAAKHRMRVPEPASDLYGLGHLFLFMMYAGYKPAAEGQEERGWEEELALDLEVKAFVQGLLESRWRSAAACERELERVLKEACL, from the coding sequence ATGCTGGGCGCATGGTGGCAGCGATGGAGAAGGGATTGGATGGACTATCCCCTGCGGGAAGGGACGGTCTATGCAGGCAGGTACCGAATCGAACGGTTTATCGGGATGGGCAGCTTCGGGCAGGCGTATCGCTGCACGGATCTGACAAGCGGCGCCGCCGTCCTTCTGAAGCGGGGAAAACCGAGCAAGCGCGGTCAAGCCAGGGAGATGCTGAAGCGGGAAAGCGATATGCTGCGGCGGCTCGATCATCCGCAAATTCCGAAGCGGCTGGATTACAGCGTCCATCGGCGCGAAGAAGTGCTCGTCATGGAGCTGGTGGAGGGCGACAGCCTCGAGCATGCGATTATGGAGCAGGGGCGGACATTCAGCGCGTGCGAGGCGCTGCATATCGTCCGGCAGCTGCTGCAGCCGCTCAAACATATGCATGAAAAGGGCTATGTGCATCGGGATGTGCGCATCCCGAACGTGCTGGTCAGCGGGGATCGCGTCTATTTGATCGATGTCGGCTTGGCCTGCCGGATCGGAGATACGTCGTCCGCAGCCGGGGAGGAGCGGCATGGCGGCCGGGCACCGAGCGGATTCGCGGACAGCTGGGGCGCGGCGAAGCATCGGATGCGCGTTCCCGAACCGGCAAGCGATTTGTACGGGCTTGGGCATCTCTTTTTGTTTATGATGTATGCAGGATATAAGCCGGCTGCGGAAGGGCAGGAGGAGCGCGGCTGGGAGGAGGAGCTGGCGCTGGACCTTGAAGTGAAGGCTTTCGTGCAGGGACTGCTGGAGAGCAGATGGCGGTCGGCGGCGGCATGCGAGCGGGAGCTTGAGCGGGTTTTAAAAGAGGCTTGCCTTTGA
- a CDS encoding ankyrin repeat domain-containing protein, translated as MNVYRTGPFAELAGVTTRTLRYYDRIGLLKPTDMSEAGQRLYTDNDLERLQQIITLKFIGFSLEQIKGMLELQTMNAASMLAMQREWMEEKIGHLQRVVNAIKGAERVAGQERDGYADNLRTIIGVIEMEANKDWLEEFLSAAVGGNEDKASAILAADKEIPRKSIYAAAALGDAESVRLMLQEDAALAVKPGGPENGEPLLYLTFSCFLGNPQYTEGFIQTARLLISHGANVNASHPQKNDPHGRQLSCLYGAVGQAGNAAVGRVLLEAGADPNDGESLYHAAEWPSHACLSLLFEFGADANVTPALMRKLDFEDYFGVKLFLENGTDPNLTLGTLGPPLYWAIFRGRSASVIELLIQYGADVNRAGADGKTIYQMAVRYGRGDVAELLRAHGAAAGADRMDELFGAYAAANEAAVRELLRQEPGLLAAMSHKDRLMLLEFAEMNKAESVHVMLETGMDGTVRKGPGTALHFAAWFGHIETVRVLLAHGASLTATNAYGGMPLNSAVHGSLHCPTSRKGAHAAIVEALIKAGAAVPETASGSKDVFEVLRRYGASA; from the coding sequence GTGAATGTTTACAGGACGGGGCCGTTTGCGGAGCTGGCCGGGGTGACGACGCGGACGCTGCGGTATTATGACCGGATCGGCTTGCTGAAGCCGACCGATATGTCCGAGGCCGGACAGCGGTTGTACACGGACAACGATTTGGAGCGGCTGCAGCAAATCATTACGCTGAAGTTCATCGGATTTTCGCTGGAGCAGATTAAAGGCATGCTGGAGCTGCAAACGATGAATGCGGCTTCGATGCTCGCCATGCAGCGGGAGTGGATGGAAGAGAAGATCGGTCATCTGCAGCGGGTCGTTAACGCCATTAAAGGAGCGGAGCGCGTTGCGGGGCAGGAGCGGGACGGCTATGCCGACAATCTGAGAACGATCATCGGGGTGATTGAGATGGAAGCGAATAAGGATTGGCTGGAAGAGTTTCTGTCGGCGGCGGTTGGCGGGAACGAGGATAAGGCAAGCGCTATTTTGGCGGCGGACAAGGAGATTCCTCGCAAAAGCATCTACGCGGCAGCGGCGCTTGGAGACGCGGAAAGCGTCCGGTTGATGCTGCAGGAGGATGCCGCGCTGGCGGTGAAGCCGGGCGGACCGGAAAACGGCGAGCCGCTGCTTTACTTAACGTTCTCCTGCTTTCTGGGCAACCCTCAGTATACGGAGGGGTTCATTCAAACAGCCCGGCTGCTAATCTCGCACGGAGCCAACGTAAACGCGTCTCACCCGCAAAAGAACGATCCGCACGGACGCCAGCTCAGCTGTCTATATGGCGCGGTCGGTCAGGCGGGCAATGCGGCGGTTGGCAGGGTACTGCTCGAAGCGGGCGCCGATCCGAATGACGGCGAGTCGCTGTACCATGCGGCGGAATGGCCAAGCCATGCGTGCTTGTCCTTGTTGTTCGAATTCGGGGCGGATGCGAATGTGACGCCCGCGCTCATGCGGAAGCTGGATTTCGAAGATTATTTCGGCGTGAAACTGTTTCTGGAAAATGGGACGGACCCCAACCTGACGCTGGGCACGCTCGGCCCGCCGCTCTATTGGGCGATCTTTCGCGGGCGGTCGGCCTCCGTGATCGAGCTCCTTATCCAATACGGAGCCGACGTGAACAGAGCCGGCGCGGACGGGAAGACCATCTACCAGATGGCCGTGAGGTATGGGCGAGGGGACGTTGCCGAGCTGCTTCGCGCCCACGGAGCCGCTGCCGGCGCCGACCGGATGGATGAGCTGTTCGGCGCCTATGCCGCGGCGAATGAAGCGGCGGTTCGCGAGCTGCTGCGGCAAGAGCCCGGCTTGCTGGCGGCGATGTCGCACAAAGACCGGCTGATGCTGCTCGAGTTCGCGGAGATGAACAAGGCCGAATCCGTGCATGTGATGCTGGAGACCGGCATGGACGGCACGGTCAGGAAGGGACCGGGAACCGCGCTGCATTTTGCCGCCTGGTTCGGCCATATCGAGACCGTCCGCGTGCTGCTCGCGCACGGCGCTTCATTGACCGCGACCAACGCCTACGGCGGGATGCCGCTTAACAGCGCGGTTCATGGATCGCTGCATTGCCCGACCAGCCGAAAGGGCGCGCATGCCGCGATCGTGGAGGCATTGATCAAGGCCGGAGCGGCCGTTCCGGAAACGGCGTCGGGATCGAAGGATGTATTCGAGGTGCTCCGCCGATACGGAGCATCCGCGTAA
- a CDS encoding YheC/YheD family protein: MGKNNTIEAVSSKLVKTRVLLGSKTLSKYVPATRAFSPRRLLAMLRQHGMVYVKPNTGSQGNGVIRVERTKRGTYRYQSGTAISRFKTFRAMRISLQRQISGRRYLIQKGIHVLRLDGRPFDFRIMIQKNPSRQWACTGTAGRVAHPGKIVSNGSQGGTIYTAAALVKPIAGGKRFIRLQRSMNRLALATAAQFGRAYPAMNELGLDLAVDRKLKPWILEVNTRPDPCPFTKLDNPRIIRRIVRYAKAYGRTYCLTCSKAKKAN; encoded by the coding sequence TTGGGGAAAAATAATACGATCGAAGCGGTATCCAGCAAGCTGGTGAAAACGCGCGTGCTGCTGGGCAGCAAAACGCTCTCGAAATACGTGCCGGCGACGCGCGCCTTCTCCCCGCGCCGCTTGCTCGCCATGCTGCGGCAGCATGGCATGGTGTACGTCAAACCGAATACCGGCTCGCAAGGAAACGGCGTCATCCGGGTCGAGCGGACGAAGCGCGGCACGTACCGCTACCAGAGCGGGACCGCCATTAGCCGCTTCAAAACCTTCCGTGCCATGCGCATCTCGCTTCAGCGGCAGATTTCCGGCAGACGCTACTTGATCCAGAAGGGCATTCACGTGCTGCGTCTGGACGGCCGGCCGTTCGACTTCCGGATCATGATCCAGAAGAACCCGTCCCGGCAATGGGCATGCACCGGTACGGCCGGCCGCGTCGCCCATCCGGGCAAAATCGTCTCCAACGGCAGCCAAGGCGGCACCATCTATACGGCCGCAGCGCTAGTAAAGCCGATCGCGGGCGGGAAGCGGTTTATCCGGCTGCAGCGCAGCATGAATCGGCTCGCGCTTGCAACGGCAGCCCAGTTCGGGCGCGCGTATCCCGCCATGAACGAGCTCGGGCTCGACCTCGCGGTTGACCGTAAGCTGAAGCCATGGATCTTGGAGGTCAACACCCGTCCCGACCCATGCCCGTTCACGAAGCTGGACAATCCGAGGATCATCCGCCGTATCGTCCGCTATGCGAAAGCCTACGGCCGCACCTATTGTTTAACGTGCTCAAAGGCTAAGAAGGCGAATTAA
- a CDS encoding phenylacetate--CoA ligase family protein: MPMPMSLPELMALIDRMRHSFPWYGSMLNPQSAALEELPLITASVLEAYYYAADNPLAARSELYGYRTSGTSSGRRKTIYYSERDEEAYLRIKLDVFRSILAPYGYRTAVADMGTGHAEATAVEVFRQLGMDVHSFSFRLPIEEHIERLKRIKPDVLYTMPSIMDRILLAADDPASFGIKHVVLVGETASPGWIARVAQRLGIGPKRVTDTLGSIEIGTIAYFSHEHGRYLFADGVIPEGIGTEALGAGLEPLSDGERVLVLTSTVRETFPALRYVTYDVVRDLRPIEVDGVQRPSFQSIVKRIGPDLKHGEKISIYDIDNVVYRHLSEAGVRVTVTDNALSVHVSSPYATAEALARIKADLERSVPEIDAMIQGGVLGGIQVIAEPFDDALNRTSVKNKKIYYT; this comes from the coding sequence ATGCCCATGCCCATGTCTTTGCCGGAATTAATGGCGTTAATCGACCGGATGCGGCACAGCTTCCCCTGGTATGGGAGCATGCTGAACCCGCAGTCGGCCGCGCTGGAGGAGCTGCCGCTCATAACGGCTTCCGTGCTGGAAGCCTATTATTATGCGGCGGACAATCCGCTGGCCGCGCGGAGCGAGTTGTACGGGTACAGAACCTCGGGCACCAGCTCCGGCCGCCGCAAAACGATCTACTACTCGGAGCGGGACGAAGAAGCGTATTTGCGCATCAAGCTGGATGTTTTTCGATCGATTCTGGCGCCATACGGGTACCGGACCGCAGTCGCGGACATGGGGACGGGGCACGCGGAGGCAACGGCCGTTGAGGTGTTCCGCCAGCTCGGCATGGACGTCCACTCGTTCTCGTTTCGTCTTCCGATCGAGGAGCATATTGAGCGGCTGAAGCGGATCAAGCCGGATGTGCTCTACACGATGCCGTCCATTATGGACCGCATCCTGCTGGCCGCGGACGATCCGGCCTCGTTCGGCATCAAGCATGTGGTGCTCGTCGGAGAAACGGCGTCGCCGGGCTGGATCGCCCGTGTCGCGCAGCGGCTCGGCATCGGCCCGAAACGAGTGACGGATACGCTCGGCTCGATTGAGATCGGCACGATCGCCTACTTTTCTCACGAGCACGGCAGGTACTTGTTTGCGGACGGGGTAATACCCGAAGGGATCGGAACGGAGGCGCTCGGGGCTGGGCTAGAGCCGTTGTCGGACGGGGAGCGGGTGCTCGTGCTGACCTCGACCGTCAGAGAAACCTTTCCCGCGCTCCGTTACGTCACGTACGATGTCGTGCGCGATCTGCGTCCCATCGAAGTGGACGGCGTGCAGCGGCCGAGCTTTCAGAGCATCGTGAAGCGGATCGGACCGGACTTGAAGCACGGCGAGAAGATCAGCATCTACGACATCGACAACGTCGTTTACCGCCATCTCAGCGAAGCGGGCGTGCGCGTCACGGTGACGGACAACGCGCTTAGCGTGCATGTCAGCAGTCCGTACGCTACGGCCGAAGCGCTGGCCCGCATCAAAGCGGACTTGGAGCGCAGCGTCCCCGAAATCGATGCGATGATTCAAGGCGGCGTCTTGGGCGGTATTCAGGTCATAGCCGAACCGTTCGACGATGCCCTGAACCGGACGTCCGTAAAAAACAAAAAAATTTACTACACCTAA
- the sbnA gene encoding 2,3-diaminopropionate biosynthesis protein SbnA, whose amino-acid sequence MKLTLDGGISDAIGGTPLVRLRQLFRDAPFEVYGKLEWMNPGGSAKDRPALFMIRKAIERGELDSGSIVVESSSGNLAISLAQLCRYLGLRFICVVDPRTTEQHLRIIRSFGGEIDLVSQPDPQTGEFLPARINRVKELLRQLPKAFWTNQYGNPDNALAHAETTMHEIGERLGPIEYLFCGVSSCGTIRGCMDYVRSRNWPTKIVAVDAEGSIIFGGATGPRKFPGLGAARVPELYRDDIADAAVHVSDADCVRGCRELVRYEAILAGASSGGVIAAIQRMASGIPDGAVCAAIMPDRGERYLDTVYNDEWVRRELGLDLSSLQGG is encoded by the coding sequence ATGAAGCTGACGCTGGATGGCGGAATTTCCGACGCGATCGGCGGCACGCCGCTGGTTCGGCTGCGGCAGCTGTTTCGTGACGCGCCGTTCGAGGTGTACGGCAAGCTGGAGTGGATGAATCCGGGCGGCAGCGCAAAGGATCGTCCCGCGCTGTTCATGATCCGGAAGGCGATCGAACGCGGGGAGCTGGACAGCGGCAGCATCGTCGTGGAGTCGAGCTCCGGCAACTTGGCGATTAGCTTGGCGCAGCTGTGCCGCTATTTGGGGCTGCGCTTTATTTGCGTCGTGGATCCGCGGACGACGGAGCAGCATTTGCGGATCATCCGCAGCTTCGGCGGGGAAATCGACCTGGTATCGCAGCCGGACCCGCAGACGGGAGAGTTTCTGCCGGCGAGGATTAATCGGGTGAAGGAGCTGCTTCGGCAGCTGCCGAAGGCGTTCTGGACGAATCAGTACGGCAACCCGGACAATGCGCTCGCGCATGCGGAAACGACGATGCATGAAATCGGAGAGCGGCTCGGTCCCATTGAATATTTGTTTTGCGGGGTCAGCTCGTGCGGCACGATTCGCGGCTGCATGGATTACGTCCGCAGCCGGAATTGGCCGACGAAGATCGTGGCCGTCGATGCGGAGGGCAGCATTATTTTCGGCGGGGCAACGGGTCCGCGGAAATTTCCGGGACTTGGGGCGGCGCGCGTGCCGGAACTTTACCGCGACGATATTGCCGACGCAGCGGTCCATGTATCGGATGCCGACTGCGTGCGTGGCTGCCGCGAGCTGGTCCGCTATGAAGCGATCCTTGCCGGGGCGTCCTCCGGAGGCGTCATTGCGGCGATTCAGCGCATGGCTTCCGGCATTCCGGACGGGGCGGTATGCGCGGCGATTATGCCGGACCGGGGCGAACGTTACTTGGACACGGTATACAACGACGAGTGGGTCCGGCGCGAGCTCGGCTTGGATCTCAGCTCCTTGCAGGGAGGGTGA
- a CDS encoding 2,3-diaminopropionate biosynthesis protein SbnB, translating to MIYLHDGHIREMGTDWGQLADLVEQVVRTREAGDTVSPLKTYLRFHDLQNRIIAMPAFVGGSFGLAGLKWIASYPDNGRHGLPRAHNTIILNDTATGRPDALLRSELLNGLRTAAVSGLMMRAFMAARQPEELRLGIIGWGPIGRRHLEMCAELFGDRLKQVMLYDLKGIDPETVPQSLRDRTELVSDWRALYRGSNVIATCTVAAERYIDEEPSAGALLLNVSLRDYVPASVANVKAVIVDDWREVCRENTDIEKLHEQFGLCESDARTIADVVCREALADFAASEPVFFNPMGLGAFDIAIAGYYWLRALRMGIGLELEPGI from the coding sequence ATGATCTACTTGCATGATGGACATATCCGGGAGATGGGCACGGATTGGGGGCAGCTTGCGGATCTCGTCGAACAGGTGGTCCGGACGAGAGAAGCCGGGGATACGGTCAGTCCGCTCAAGACGTACTTGCGCTTCCATGACCTTCAGAACCGGATTATCGCCATGCCCGCATTCGTCGGCGGCTCCTTCGGGCTGGCCGGCTTGAAATGGATTGCGAGCTATCCGGATAATGGCCGTCACGGCTTGCCGCGCGCGCACAATACGATTATTTTGAACGATACGGCGACGGGACGCCCTGATGCTCTGCTGCGCAGCGAGCTGTTGAACGGGCTGCGTACGGCTGCGGTCAGCGGGCTGATGATGCGTGCCTTCATGGCGGCGCGTCAGCCTGAGGAGCTGCGGCTCGGCATTATCGGCTGGGGGCCGATCGGCCGCCGTCATCTCGAGATGTGCGCCGAGCTGTTCGGAGACCGCCTGAAGCAGGTCATGCTGTATGACCTGAAAGGAATCGATCCCGAGACGGTGCCGCAGTCGCTGCGCGATCGGACCGAGCTGGTATCCGATTGGCGAGCACTCTATCGGGGCTCCAACGTCATCGCAACGTGCACGGTCGCGGCGGAGCGTTATATCGACGAAGAGCCGTCGGCTGGCGCGCTGCTGCTGAACGTATCGCTTCGCGATTATGTGCCTGCGAGCGTCGCGAACGTCAAGGCGGTCATCGTGGACGACTGGCGGGAAGTATGCCGCGAGAATACCGATATCGAGAAGCTTCATGAACAATTCGGGCTATGCGAATCCGATGCGCGCACCATCGCGGACGTGGTTTGCCGGGAAGCGCTGGCGGACTTCGCCGCTAGTGAGCCGGTCTTTTTCAACCCGATGGGTCTCGGCGCATTCGATATCGCAATTGCCGGCTATTACTGGCTTCGCGCCTTGCGGATGGGCATCGGCTTGGAACTGGAGCCGGGCATCTAA
- a CDS encoding YecA family protein, translating into MSLELEKEIRQLNAANAIKGAAATSLKEILPMLTKDRLNFIAAGCSLTGRSKLKKQELADALFERITDEQDVRKAFLTAETEEWAFVSRLLEAPYVQDDDVFPSVYLFLMDKGLLFSFMEQDKLYYVIPEEIKSVYRNLDQQAFHQERSYSQLVLQYIEAVVSLYGICPIEKMLEIYNDQNEGSLTKEAVDAVCASVAEKDRTWEAKDGYLFSDELNGESVDEFAQFLETVKDKPYYVPAKEELLLYANIDYFEMTPQLEALKQYIVQSLGKVEQLADAIVDDVQLACSMEESPDAVLNEFERRGIRLSQKQLKELKPLLFHVYSHTRTWANRGYTPAELNPQPQPQQPQAQPKSAAAPSNVVPFQAPSAKIGRNEPCPCGSGKKFKKCCL; encoded by the coding sequence ATGAGTTTGGAGTTGGAAAAAGAGATTCGGCAGCTGAACGCCGCGAATGCGATTAAAGGCGCGGCTGCCACAAGCTTGAAGGAGATCCTTCCGATGCTGACGAAGGATCGGTTGAATTTCATCGCCGCGGGCTGCTCGCTTACGGGACGTTCGAAGCTGAAGAAGCAGGAGCTCGCGGATGCGTTGTTCGAACGAATTACGGACGAACAAGATGTACGAAAGGCTTTTCTTACGGCCGAAACGGAGGAATGGGCATTCGTGAGCCGGCTTCTCGAAGCGCCGTACGTTCAGGATGACGATGTATTTCCGTCGGTTTATTTATTCTTGATGGACAAGGGCTTGCTGTTCAGCTTTATGGAGCAGGACAAGCTGTATTACGTGATCCCGGAGGAAATTAAGAGCGTATACCGGAACCTGGACCAGCAAGCTTTTCACCAAGAGCGCAGCTATAGCCAACTGGTGCTTCAATATATAGAAGCGGTCGTTTCCCTCTATGGCATTTGCCCGATCGAGAAGATGCTCGAAATCTATAATGACCAGAACGAGGGAAGCTTGACGAAGGAAGCGGTGGACGCCGTTTGCGCGTCCGTTGCCGAGAAGGACCGGACTTGGGAAGCGAAGGACGGCTATCTCTTCAGCGATGAGCTGAACGGGGAAAGCGTGGACGAGTTCGCGCAGTTCCTGGAGACCGTGAAGGACAAGCCGTACTACGTGCCGGCCAAAGAAGAGCTGCTCCTCTATGCGAATATCGATTATTTCGAAATGACGCCTCAGCTGGAAGCGCTGAAGCAATATATCGTGCAAAGCTTGGGCAAGGTAGAGCAGCTTGCCGATGCGATCGTGGACGATGTCCAGCTCGCCTGCTCGATGGAGGAGTCGCCTGACGCGGTTCTGAACGAGTTCGAGCGCCGCGGCATCCGTTTGAGCCAGAAGCAGCTGAAGGAGCTGAAGCCGCTTCTCTTCCACGTGTACTCGCACACGAGAACGTGGGCGAATCGCGGGTACACGCCTGCCGAGCTCAATCCGCAGCCGCAGCCGCAACAGCCGCAAGCGCAGCCGAAGTCGGCAGCCGCGCCAAGCAACGTCGTTCCCTTCCAGGCCCCATCCGCGAAAATCGGCCGCAACGAGCCGTGCCCTTGCGGAAGCGGGAAGAAATTTAAGAAGTGCTGCTTGTAG